A single Ziziphus jujuba cultivar Dongzao chromosome 11, ASM3175591v1 DNA region contains:
- the LOC107435371 gene encoding polyadenylate-binding protein-interacting protein 5, with the protein MKRAIPSLNPQAASYMPLGKRITEVETKIAELSNSPSKGLSKTEQCQSEDQASSGSSSHANEDSQNSSDHTKKKSVDNSHEMTLAYLAFLFPNISEQCLADVYFLNETDLDATTDMLEELERAPDDHAKHKPDVSDIAGTSSSQVSDSEYNVSDTGLSPVESSSGNSRGVEKQ; encoded by the exons ATGAAGCGAGCAATTCCATCTTTGAATCCTCAAGCAGCATCCTACATGCCTCTAGGCAAGAGAATAACAGaggttgaaaccaaaattgcTGAGTTGTCTAATTCTCCTTCTAAGGGCCTCTCTAAGACTGAACAGTGTCAATCCGAGGATCAAGCATCTTCTGGCTCTAGCAGCCATGCCAATGAGGATTCACAGAATTCAAGTGACCATACCAAAAAGAAGAGTGTAGATAATTCTCATGAGATGACATtggcttatttggcattcctgTTTCCCAACATATCAGAGCAGTGCCTTGCAGATGTTTACTTTCTGAATGAGACTGACCTGGATGCCACCACTGATATGCTGGAAGAGCTAGAG AGGGCTCCTGATGATCATGCTAAACACAAACCAGACGTCTCGGACATTGCTGGCACTTCAAGTTCTCAAGTTTCGGACTCAGAGTACAACGTTTCGGATACTGGTTTATCTCCTGTGGAGAGCAGTTCTGGCAACTCTAGGGGTGTGGAAAAGCAGTGA
- the LOC107431733 gene encoding omega-hydroxypalmitate O-feruloyl transferase has protein sequence MAPLWVQELHFPHLNIPITIDRMVPVMPCGPSLAAPGKTLYLSNLDDMIGARVFTPTIYFYPSDHKKPVMSTLRKALARVLVPYYPLSGRLRETRNGKLEVFFGPEQGALMVEAHSEMSLADLGDLSVPNPAWTPLIFRFPNEEPYKVLDMPLLIAQVTLFSCGGFSIGLRLCHCICDGLGAMQFISAWAATAKAGRLITKPEPCWDREFFRPRDPPLVKFPHMEFMRIDDGSSLTTSLWQAKPVQKCYRIGNQFQAWLKTIGQQGNTSSCTTFDAMAAHIWRSWVKALDVKPLDYELRLTFSVNARRKLKNPPLKDGFYGNVVCVACATSTVSELVHGCLSDTTRLVREARLGVSEEYLRSTVDYVEVDRPRKLEFGGKLTITQWTRFSIYESADFGWGRPAYAGPIDLTPTPQVCVFLPEGEADHIGSEAMVVCICLPESATKKFTELLCLMGSNEEIANAIYQ, from the coding sequence ATGGCTCCTCTGTGGGTACAAGAGCTTCATTTCCCCCACCTCAACATCCCCATCACCATTGATCGTATGGTTCCAGTGATGCCTTGCGGCCCTTCTCTGGCTGCTCCTGGCAAAACTCTCTATCTCTCCAACCTCGACGACATGATTGGAGCCCGAGTTTTCACCccaacaatatatttttatccatCAGACCACAAAAAACCAGTCATGAGCACACTACGAAAGGCTCTTGCCAGAGTTCTAGTTCCATACTACCCTTTATCAGGCAGACTGAGAGAAACCCGGAATGGGAAGCTGGAAGTGTTTTTTGGACCGGAACAAGGTGCACTCATGGTGGAGGCACACTCCGAAATGTCCTTAGCTGATTTAGGAGACCTTTCTGTTCCGAACCCTGCTTGGACGCCACTGATTTTCAGGTTCCCAAATGAAGAGCCTTACAAAGTTCTTGACATGCCATTACTTATCGCACAGGTGACCCTTTTCAGCTGTGGTGGGTTTAGTATTGGTTTGAGGCTCTGCCATTGCATATGTGATGGCCTTGGTGCTATGCAATTCATCAGTGCTTGGGCTGCAACTGCGAAAGCAGGCAGATTGATAACCAAACCAGAGCCATGTTGGGACAGGGAATTTTTTCGGCCACGAGATCCGCCCCTGGTCAAATTCCCACATATGGAGTTCATGAGAATCGACGACGGCTCAAGCCTGACAACCAGCCTATGGCAAGCCAAGCCTGTTCAGAAATGTTACCGAATTGGCAATCAGTTTCAAGCATGGCTGAAAACTATTGGACAACAAGGCAACACGTCTAGTTGCACTACCTTTGATGCAATGGCAGCACATATTTGGAGATCATGGGTTAAAGCACTTGATGTGAAGCCTCTAGACTACGAACTCAGGCTCACATTTTCTGTGAATGCTCGGAGGAAGCTTAAAAACCCACCATTAAAAGACGGTTTCTATGGCAACGTGGTTTGCGTGGCCTGCGCAACAAGCACAGTTTCGGAGCTTGTTCATGGGTGTCTTTCAGATACAACGCGTTTAGTTCGTGAAGCTAGGCTTGGTGTCTCTGAAGAGTATCTGAGATCTACAGTGGATTATGTAGAAGTGGACAGGCCAAGAAAGCTGGAATTTGGAGGCAAGTTGACCATAACTCAGTGGACACGATTCTCAATTTATGAGTCTGCAGATTTTGGATGGGGAAGACCAGCTTATGCTGGGCCTATAGATTTGACTCCCACACCACAGGTTTGTGTTTTTTTGCCTGAAGGGGAGGCTGATCATATTGGGAGTGAGGCAATGGTGGTCTGCATTTGCTTGCCTGAATCTGCAACCAAAAAATTCACTGAGCTTTTGTGTCTCATGGGTTCAAATGAAGAAATTGCAAATGCCATATACcaatga
- the LOC107435385 gene encoding uncharacterized protein LOC107435385 isoform X3 — protein MVGGGSRREESLVINSTNVFAALGSLKKKKKSSAAASEKEKGSSKGKSSTKKPEKEPEKEVFWAPAPLTVKSWADVDDEDDDDYYAMTAPPQSAVWGETDSKDAKEPEPAAEVSESDEEAIDEVDDDAEEEHENEPESPLQTEPVKKHSEASPPPKESERQLSKKELKKKELEELEAVLAEFGCNTISETSGQDDSHGVAQEKKVENHSEDVDKKENAPGESKSAKKKKKKDKSSKEPKESQDQPDGTDDGNAANEIAGDEKAEDASSVDVRERLKKAASMKKKKSSKEMDAAARAAANEAAARSAKLAAAKKKEKNHYNQQPVR, from the exons ATGGTGGGAGGTGGGAGCAGGAGGGAAGAGTCCCTGGTGATAAACAGCACCAACGTTTTTGCGGCGCTCGGGagcttgaagaagaagaagaaatcgtCGGCGGCTGCTTCGGAGAAGGAAAAGGGATCGTCAAAGGGCAAAAGTTCGACGAAGAAGCCGGAGAAAGAGCCAGAGAAGGAAGTGTTTTGGGCGCCGGCTCCGCTTACGGTAAAGTCGTGGGCTGATGTGGATGACGAAGATGATGACGACTATTATGCCATGACGGCTCCGCCGCAATCGGCGGTCTGGGGTGAGACGGATTCGAAGGATGCTAAGGAGCCTGAGCCTGCTGCGGAG GTAAGTGAAAGTGACGAAGAAGCGATCGACGAAGTGGATGATGATGCAGAAGAAGAACATGAAAATGAGCCTGAATCACCATTGCAAACTGAGCCTGTTAAGAAGCATTCTGAAGCTTCTCCACCTCCTAAAGAGTCAGAAAGACAGCTTTCAAAGAAAGAACTGAAGAAAAAGGAGCTTGAAGAACTTGAAGCTGTTCTTGCTGAGTTTGGATGTAATACTATAAGTGAGACCAGTGGCCAGGATGATTCCCATG GTGTTGCACAAGAGAAGAAAGTAGAGAACCACAGTGAGGATGTGGACAAGAAGGAGAATGCACCTGGGGAAAGCAAATCtgctaaaaagaagaaaaagaaggataaATCATCGAAGGAGCCCAAAGAATCTCAGGACCAGCCTGATGGCACAGACGATGGAAATGCAGCAAATGAAATTGCTGGTGATGAGAAGGCAGAAGATGCATCGTCTGTTGACGTTAGAGAGCGGCTAAAGAAAGCGGCTtctatgaagaagaagaaatctaGCAAAGAGATGGATGCTGCTGCCCGAGCCGCTGCAAATGAAGCTGCTGCCAGGAGTGCGAAACTAGCTGCTgcaaagaaaaaggagaagaatCACTATAATCAGCAGCCGGTTCGGTAA
- the LOC107435385 gene encoding uncharacterized protein LOC107435385 isoform X1 translates to MVGGGSRKEESPVINSTNVFAALGSLKKKKKSSGVASEKEKGSSKGKSSAKKPEKEQEKEVFWAPAPLTVKSWADVDDEDDDDYYAMTAPPQSAVWGEPDSKDAKEPEAEPELVGEVSESDEEAIDEVDDDAEEEHENEPESPLQTEPVKKHSEASPPPKESERQLSKKELKKKELEELEAVLAEFGCNTISETSGQDDSHGVAQEKKVENHSEDVDKKENAPGESKSAKKKKKKDKSSKEPKESQDQPDGTDDGNAANEIAGDEKAEDASSVDVRERLKKAASMKKKKSSKEMDAAARAAANEAAARSAKLAAAKKKEKNHYNQQPVR, encoded by the exons ATGGTGGGAGGTGGGAGCAGGAAGGAAGAGTCCCCGGTGATAAACAGCACCAACGTTTTTGCGGCGCTCGGGagcttgaagaagaagaagaaatcgtCGGGGGTGGCTTCGGAGAAGGAAAAGGGATCGTCAAAGGGCAAAAGTTCGGCGAAGAAGCCGGAGAAAGAGCAAGAGAAGGAAGTGTTTTGGGCGCCGGCTCCGCTTACGGTAAAGTCGTGGGCTGATGTGGATGACGAAGATGATGACGACTATTATGCCATGACGGCTCCGCCGCAATCGGCGGTCTGGGGTGAACCGGATTCAAAGGATGCTAAGGAGCCTGAGGCTGAGCCTGAGCTTGTTGGGGAG GTAAGTGAAAGTGACGAAGAAGCGATCGACGAAGTGGATGATGATGCAGAAGAAGAACATGAAAATGAGCCTGAATCACCATTGCAAACTGAGCCTGTTAAGAAGCATTCTGAAGCTTCTCCACCTCCTAAAGAGTCAGAAAGACAGCTTTCAAAGAAAGAACTGAAGAAAAAGGAGCTTGAAGAACTTGAAGCTGTTCTTGCTGAGTTTGGATGTAATACTATAAGTGAGACCAGTGGCCAGGATGATTCCCATG GTGTTGCACAAGAGAAGAAAGTAGAGAACCACAGTGAGGATGTGGACAAGAAGGAGAATGCACCTGGGGAAAGCAAATCtgctaaaaagaagaaaaagaaggataaATCATCGAAGGAGCCCAAAGAATCTCAGGACCAGCCTGATGGCACAGACGATGGAAATGCAGCAAATGAAATTGCTGGTGATGAGAAGGCAGAAGATGCATCGTCTGTTGACGTTAGAGAGCGGCTAAAGAAAGCGGCTtctatgaagaagaagaaatctaGCAAAGAGATGGATGCTGCTGCCCGAGCCGCTGCAAATGAAGCTGCTGCCAGGAGTGCGAAACTAGCTGCTgcaaagaaaaaggagaagaatCACTATAATCAGCAGCCGGTTCGGTAA
- the LOC107435385 gene encoding uncharacterized protein LOC107435385 isoform X2: MVGGGSRREESLVINSTNVFAALGSLKKKKKSSAAASEKEKGSSKGKSSTKKPEKEPEKEVFWAPAPLTVKSWADVDDEDDDDYYAMTAPPQSAVWGETDSKDAKEPEPAAEVSESDEEAIDEVDDDAEEEHENEPEPPLQTEPVKKPSEASPPPKESERQLSKKELKKKELEELEAVLAEFGCNTISETSGQDDSHGVAQEKKVENHGEEMDKKENAPAESKSAKKKKKKDKSSKEPKESQDQPDGTDDGNAANEVAGAEKAEDASAVDVKERLKKAASMKKKKSSKEMDAAARAAANEAAARSAKLAAAKKKEKNHYNQQPVR, encoded by the exons ATGGTGGGAGGTGGGAGCAGGAGGGAAGAGTCCCTGGTGATAAACAGCACCAACGTTTTTGCGGCGCTCGGGagcttgaagaagaagaagaaatcgtCGGCGGCTGCTTCGGAGAAGGAAAAGGGATCGTCAAAGGGCAAAAGTTCGACGAAGAAGCCGGAGAAAGAGCCAGAGAAGGAAGTGTTTTGGGCGCCGGCTCCGCTTACGGTAAAGTCGTGGGCTGATGTGGATGACGAAGATGATGACGACTATTATGCCATGACGGCTCCGCCGCAATCGGCGGTCTGGGGTGAGACGGATTCGAAGGATGCTAAGGAGCCTGAGCCTGCTGCGGAG GTAAGTGAAAGTGATGAAGAAGCGATCGACGAAGTGGATGATGATGCAGAAGAAGAACATGAAAATGAGCCTGAACCACCATTGCAAACCGAGCCTGTTAAGAAGCCTTCTGAAGCTTCTCCACCTCCTAAAGAGTCAGAAAGACAGCTTTCAAAGAAAGAACTGAAGAAAAAGGAGCTTGAAGAACTTGAAGCTGTTCTTGCTGAGTTTGGATGTAATACTATAAGTGAGACCAGTGGCCAGGATGATTCCCATG GTGTTGCACAAGAGAAGAAAGTAGAGAACCACGGTGAGGAGATGGACAAGAAGGAGAATGCACCTGCAGAAAGCAAATCagctaaaaagaagaaaaagaaggataaATCATCAAAGGAGCCCAAAGAATCTCAGGACCAGCCCGATGGCACAGACGATGGAAATGCAGCAAATGAAGTTGCTGGTGCTGAGAAGGCAGAAGATGCATCGGCTGTTGATGTTAAAGAGCGGCTAAAGAAAGCGGCTtctatgaagaagaagaaatctaGCAAAGAGATGGATGCTGCTGCTCGAGCCGCTGCAAATGAAGCTGCTGCCAGGAGTGCGAAACTAGCTGCTgcaaagaaaaaggagaagaatCATTATAATCAGCAGCCGGTGCGGTAA